In the Balaenoptera musculus isolate JJ_BM4_2016_0621 chromosome 2, mBalMus1.pri.v3, whole genome shotgun sequence genome, ACAAttaatgtccccattttacagaggaggaaactgagtcaaGCAGAGGTAAGTGATTATCCAAAGTCTCACAGGTAAGCAGGAGAACAgggattcaagcccaggcagtctggccccaGAGTTGTACTTTTAACCTCTAGCAAGTGTGACCTGTTTAGACAAATGAACATCGGACTGGACATTGGATTGGAGATGGACTGAGTTGGACAGGTTGCCCAGATGCAGCTCATTGAGGAAGATTTCTGTTGcgctcacccctcctccccatccaccCCATCCCCTAAGTTATTCTGCAGGCAATATGACCCCAAGGGGTACTGGGACCCATGGCTTTGACCCCCTCTTTGCTGCTGGAGATGACCCATCTGGCTACCCTTCTTGTGACTCAGAGGTTATTTTCCCTGGAAATGTTTGCCATGAGCCTTACTCAGCTCCTTGGCCCAGTCGTCTTCTAGTGTGACATCAGGGCTTCAGGCTGGGGCCAAGGTCCCCAGACACCCACACCTGCCTCTGGAGGAGCAAGCATGAATGACTCTGCTTGCACTAGATCCTGGGGACAGAGGGTGGAAGGATGCCTTAGGAAGAACCCAGGTGCTTTCACCTGGACCTTAGTGGGGGATGCTTAAGAGTGAAGACTTTGGGACACCAGTTGCTTCCCAGTTGATGACCTTGGGTGATCTGACCCCTCCTGGggcctcagctttcccatctaCAACCTGAGATGATTCCTAAGgttcttcttgttttatttttattaaaaaaatttttttttatacataggATTTTATTTTGCACTGCTATAACAATTTCATTAGAGtccaagggagaaaaagaaaaagaaggataaaacCACCACACTGAGCAAATTATTAAAGCTTTTCTACTTTTAACAGGATTTTCCATCTGGTAGATTTATTGTCATATCCCCTTCAAAACAGACAAGATGCTCaccatattttaaagattataggttgccactgaaagaaaaattttacacaGTCACTGTACATCAAGGTTGAAAAACTGTCCTGCGTGAAAAATATACTTAGAAATcatgtgaataaaagaaaaagaaaacatgattgtGTTCAAGGAAAGATTAAAGTCCTCATAATGTGCCATCTAAATGTGGACACTCACTCCTCCTGGAGTCTCTCAGGCGGGGGGAGTTCTTTCTTCCGCCCACCTCACTCATTATACTGTGTTTTTACCCAACAGTATGCATTAAGGCAAATAAATCCTTTTCTGAAGAGGTCTTAAAGAAACTGTGGACAAACAGCAAACTTTCGGCATTAAAACAGGTTAACACATACATAGCCTTTAGCATGTACATTAAGCATATTTCTCTTGGACTAGTgacaagaaaaagatgaacatgCTTGTTAACAAtgtcaaaaagtttaaaattcagtgtCCAAGCAATTCCTAATGATGCTTCTGTAGCTTTAAGCTCTAAACAGTATAGAATTTATGCAAATGCATTAAAGAATCCAAGCTTGGCAAATTACACCCAAGCAGGTTATTAAACTATATCTACAGAAAGTAAATGATAAATACAGAATTAAAAGAGTCCTTCTGTTTTCCTTATAGCCTTGAAAAGTGACAAACTTTTGAGGACAATTCCATAATATTAAACATTAGGTAACCACAGGTGTGGGGAAACCTAACTACACAAACCGATTTAAAATACTCAAGATGACTTTGTAGTGTTCAATACGATTCAGTTCGTAGGTAAGGGCACAAGACaacatttaacaaaaataatcacATCAATTGACCTAGAAATCAGATGCAAATAGATATGAATACAATCTCCAAAATCTGTCTTTTTAAGTGAACATTCATCATTTATTCAAAGCTACACAAGAAGTTGAAGGATTAAAGTCTTCTTCTGTGACATAAAGCCATTTGGAAGAGTTTCATGTCTCAGCTGAGCAGGAGGAGAGGGTGAAAGAACAGGTGAGTAGCCCCTTCTGGGCAGCGAGACAGTGAAAACAAACTCAACAGCAGCTTTCCCCGGCCTGCTGTCCTCCCCGACTGCCTGCGCGCGTGGCATTAGTAGCAGCATGCTGAGGGCCAATTTTAATGCCATTTGCCTCATTATTAATGTCAAAGACTCCTTCTTGGATCTTTTCATAAATTTCTTTTGCTGTATTAATAAATGCCTCTTCTACATTAGAAGCAGTCTTAGCAGAGGTTTCCATGAAGATAAGTCCATGTTCTCGTGCAAAAGCGtcaccttcttctttttttacttctcttctaAATTCTAAATCACTTTTATTTCCAATAAGCATAATGACCATGTTGGAATTGGAATGCTGGCGGACATATTCTAACCAGATTGTCAAGTGGTTGAATGTGTCTCTCCTTGTAATATACACTAGTAAAGCCCCTGCTGCACCTCTGTAATACGACCTTGTGATGGAACGAAAGGACTCCTGACCTGCTGTATCCCAAATCTGAAGTTTTATCTGTTTCCCATCCATAGTTATCATTCGAGCACCGAACTCGACACCAACAGTAACGTCATGCACTGGCTGAAACCTCTTGTCTGTAAACTGTAGCAATAAGCATGATTTACCAACACC is a window encoding:
- the LOC118890429 gene encoding ras-related protein Rab-2A-like isoform X2, giving the protein MAYACLFKYMIIGDTGVEFGARMITMDGKQIKLQIWDTAGQESFRSITRSYYRGAAGALLVYITRRDTFNHLTIWLEYVRQHSNSNMVIMLIGNKSDLEFRREVKKEEGDAFAREHGLIFMETSAKTASNVEEAFINTAKEIYEKIQEGVFDINNEANGIKIGPQHAATNATRAGSRGGQQAGESCC
- the LOC118890429 gene encoding ras-related protein Rab-2A-like isoform X1, translating into MAYACLFKYMIIGDTGVGKSCLLLQFTDKRFQPVHDVTVGVEFGARMITMDGKQIKLQIWDTAGQESFRSITRSYYRGAAGALLVYITRRDTFNHLTIWLEYVRQHSNSNMVIMLIGNKSDLEFRREVKKEEGDAFAREHGLIFMETSAKTASNVEEAFINTAKEIYEKIQEGVFDINNEANGIKIGPQHAATNATRAGSRGGQQAGESCC